The genomic window TGGAGCTACGCCTGCTCCAAGGCCATCGACGAGTTCCTGGCCCTGGCTTACTGGCGGGAGCGGAAGCTGCCGACGATCATCGTCCGGCTGTTCAACACGGTCGGGCCCCGGCAGACCGGCCAGTATGGGATGGTGGTGCCGACGTTCGTGAAGCAGGCGCTGACGGGGCGGCCGCTCACCATCTTCGGCGATGGCCGGCAGTCCCGCTGCTTCACCCATGTCCGGGACGTCGTCGGCGCGCTCGTCGGCCTGATGGACCACCCCGGGGCCGTGGGCGAGGTCTTCAACATCGGTTCCAGCGAGGAGGTCACCATCCAGGCGCTCGCGGAGCGGGTGAAGGAGCGCACCGGATCGAACTCGCCGATCCTTCACGTCCCCTATGAGCAGGCGTACGGGGAGGGCTTCGAAGACATGCCCCGGCGCGTCCCGGACGTGGGCAAGGTCGCGGGGCTGATCGGCTACCGGCCGAGCCGGTCGCTGGACGCCATCCTCGACGACGTGATCGGCTTCTTCCGGGACGCCCCCCCGGCCGGGGCCCGCGCCGGCGACCTGCCCGCCTGAATCGGGTCGGCCTCCGCGGGGAACGGCCCGGGGGGGTTCCACGCGGGCCCGGGAGCGGGCAGAATGAGGCCATCCCGCGGGGGTGCCGCGGGAAATCCGGTCTCGGCTTGCGTCGATGCCGGCCGGGCCATACAACGTTTGTTTCGAGCCCTCCCGGGCCGAGTCCGCCGTCTCCCGCGCCCCGAGGATCGCGACAGGTCCCGCGGACGACGGCCCGGCCCGCGAGCCATCCGATCGATGTGCCGGGAGACGGTAGAATGAGCAACCAGAACACCGCCGCGCAAGCCCGCGCGGCGCTCGAGGCCGGTGAAGGCATCCTGCGGCTCGCCCCGACGTGGGTTCCCCGCTCCTTCCTGATGCCGGGCGGCCGGCTGAAGCTGTCGCGCGAGGACCTCTACGCCCTGGGCACCCACCGCGGCGGCATCGACGAGCGCTGGTTCGGCTCGACCACCCCGGCCGCCAACGAAGGCGCCCCTCCGGACGAGGGGCTCAGCTACGTCGTGCACGAGGGGGGCAAGTTCACCCTCCGCGACGCCATCGAAGCCGTCGGCGCCGACATCATCGGCAAGCCGCTGTGGGACGCCTACAAGAAGTGGCCCGTCTACAGCAAGTTCTTCGACAACCTCGGGCCGATCCCGCACCACATGCACCAGAACCAGGAGCAGGCGGCCAAGCTCGGCCTCGAGGGGAAGCCGGAGAGCTACTACTTCCCGCCGCAGCTCAACTGGACCGGGAACAACTTCCCGTACACGTTCTTCGGCCTCGAGCCGGGCACGACCAAGGAGGACATCCGCCGCTGCCTGGAACGCTGGAACCAGGGCGACAACGGGATCCTCGACCACTCCAAGGCGTACCGCCTGAAGCCCGGCACCGGTTGGCTCGTCCCCCCCGACGTGCTGCACGCGCCCGGCTCGCTGGTGACCTACGAGCCGCAGTGGGGCTCCGACGTCTTCGGCATGTATCAGTCCATGGTGGAGGGCCGTCGCGTCCCCTGGGAGCTGCTGGTCAAGGACGTGCCGGAGCAGTACAAGCACGACCTCGACTACCTGGTCAACCAGCTCGACTGGGAGAAGAACGTCGATCCCGAGTTCAAGGCCCACAACTACCTGGAGCCGATCGTCCGGAGCGGCGGCGAGGAGCAGGGGTTCGTGGACAGGTGGATCGTCTACGGCACCGTCGACGGCAAGCAGCTCTTCAGCGCTTGCGAGCTGACGGTCCACCCGGGCCGCACGGCGACCATCAAGGATCCCGGCGCCTACGGCCTGATCGTGACCCAGGGGAGCGGCAAGATCGGCTCGCTGGACGTGGACAGCCCGAACTTCATCCGCTTCGGCGAGATCACCAAGGACGAGGTCTTCGTCGCCGCGAAGCGGGCCGGCGAGGGCGTCACCTTCCACAACACCGGCTCGGAGCCGTTCGTCAGCCTCCGCTACTTCGGCCCGGACACGCACAAGGACTTGCCGGCGGTCGGCGACCACCTCAAGCGGGGTGCGCGTTGATCGCCGTGCGTCCCGCCTCGGCCGCCGCCCCGGGTGCCCCGCGCCCCGGGACGGCGGCCTGACCGCCGGGGAGGCCGCATGGTATCCTGGACAGCGTTCCTCGTCGCCCTCGTGCTCGTCCTGGGCGGGCTCTTCGCCGTGCTCGTGCTGTTCGGCCTGTCGCGATCGGCCTCCGGGGGGGACCTCGACTGGCAGATTGCCCGGCTGGAGAGGAAGGTGGACCTGATCCTCACCAACATGGGGATCGGCCACGACGACCACGTGCCCGAGAAGGTCACGCGGCTGGCGAGCAACGGGCAGGTCGAGGAGGCCGTCGAGGAGTACGTCCGGCTGACCGGGTCGCGGAAGTCCGTGGCGAGGCGCGAGGTCCAGTACCTGCGCGAGAAGCTGCGGGCGTCGAAGGGCGGGCCAGACCCGGAGCCCTGAAGGCCCCGCCGCGGCGTTACGAGCGGAGCGAGCGATGTTCGATCCGTACGGCTGGAATGGCGAGGACCCGGCGGACCGCCTGGGGGAGGCCCTCGTCGGCCTGATCAAGGAGGAGATCGGGCCGACCGAGTACCTCCTCTGGGCCGACCGACCGGCCTCTCCGCGGCCGATCCGCATCCCCGCGATGCCGATGCTGTTCGTCTCGGCGATGGCGGGCCTGAGCGGTCTGGCCCTGGCCGGGATCTTCGGGCTCGCGAACCAGGCCTGGCTGGACCCGCGACTGGTGGCCCTGGCGATGGGGCTGGCCCCGGCGGTCCTCGGGGGCCTGATCATCCTGCACCTCCTCGGCCGCGGCGTCCGCATGCTCCTCCGGCGGCGATGGCTCTCCCGGCTCGTCTACGCGGTCACCGACCAGCGCGCCATCGTGGGCCGCATCGACGCCCCGGCGGGCGACCGCCTGACCCATTCGCTGTGGCGCGGGACGGTCGCCGACACCCGGCGGTTCGAGAACCCCGACGGCTCCGGCGACCTGTTCTTCCTGGGCCACGGCCGCGAGGACTGGCTGCCGCTCGACTTCCAGGAGGTCCCCAGCGTCGGCCTCGTCGAGTCCCTGGCCAGGGAGACGCTCATCGACGAGCCGGCCGAGGGCTGGCAGGCCGACGACGATTGATCGCGGCCACGACAGGCCCGCCCCGCGCATCGCGCGACCCAACCTCCCCACCGTACCGTCACCCGATCCGTCCCGAGGAGAAGGCCCCATGAGCGGCAGCCATCCCCACAACTTCCCCAAGCTCCACAATGCCGCCTGGCCGGGCGTCGTCGGCAAGGGAGGCGAGGGCGGCGACCCGCCGATCGGCCTGGACACGATGCTCGACCTGACGGCGGCGGCCGAGGTGGACGGCATCCGGTTCGACGGCTTCGACCTGTTCCTCTTCCAGCCGCACATCGACATCGACGCGAGCGACGACGAGATCCGGGTCCTCGCCGACAAGGCCGCGACCCGCGGCCTGGCCATCGGCTCGGTCGTCGCACCCGTCTGGGGCGCGACGGGCGGCGGATCGGCGATGGACGAGGGCGAGGGGCGGAGGAACTTCCTGAGCCAGGTCCGCAAGGGCTGCCGGATCGCGCAGAGGCTGCGGGAGCTGGGGATCCGGCCGCACGGCGTCGTCCGCTTCGACTCCGCGTGCGGCCCCAACGAATGGTTCGCGGACCCGGCGGGCAACCAGGCGAAGATCGCGGAGACGTTCCGGCAGGCCGCGGCGATCGCCCGCGACCACGGCGAGAAGCTCGCCGCCGAGGGCGAGATCTGCTGGGGCGGTATGCACTCCTGGAGGTCGATGCTCGACCTGCTCGAGCGGGTCGGCGAGCCGGAGACGGTCGGCTTCCAGGCGGACATGGCCCACACGCTGCTCTATACGCTCGGGGAGAACGCCCCGGAGGACCGCATCCTGCCGCCCGGCTATGACTGGAAAGATCGCGCGGTGCTGGACGAGGCCCTGAAGACCCTCACGTCCGCCTTGCGGCCCTGGACGATGGACTTCCACGTCGCCCAGAACGACGCGACGGTGTTCGGCTCCGGCTCGCACGACCACACGGGCCGGCATTGCCTGGCCAACGACCCCAATGGCAAGCTGGACATCCCCCATCACGCGGGATTCTGGCTCCGCGACGACGACGGCTACCTGACGAAGAGGCTCCGGCACATCTGCTGGGACGGCTGCATGTTCCCGAACAGCGTCATGATGAAGCCCGAGACCTGGAACGATGTCCTGGCCGCGATGATCCGCGTCCGCGACGCCCACGGCTGGGCCGAGTGAATCCGACGACGCGCCCCGGCCCCGCGGCCGGGACGAAGGGCCGATGGAAGAGACCCGGAAACCGAATCCGAACCGCGAAGGTGACCCCATGGCAGACCTCAAACCGCTCAACATCGGCCTCATCGGCTGCGGCTTCATGGGCCGCACGCACAGCAACGCCTACAAGCGGGTGAACGACTTCTTCGACGCCCCGTACCGGCCCGTGCTCAAGGCCTGCTGCGCCCGCAGCGAGGAGAACGCCCGGCACTTCGCGGGCCGCTGGGGCTACGAGTCGATCGAGACCGACTGGCGGAAGCTGATCGCCCGCCGGGACATCGACGCCGTCGACATCTGCGCGCCGAACAACATGCACGCCGAGATCGCCATCGCCGCCGCGCAGGCCGGCAAGGCCGTGCTCTGCGAGAAGCCGCTGGCGATGAACCTGGTGCAGGGCCACCAGATGGTGGACGCCGTCGAGAAGGCGGGCGTCGCCAACACGGTCTGGTACAACTACCGCCGCGTCCCGGCCGTGACGCTGGCGAAGCAGCTCATCGAGTCCGGCCGCCTGGGCCGCATCTTCCACTACCGCGCCAACTTCCTCCAGGACTGGACGATCTCCGCCGACCTCCCGCAGGGGGGGACGGGGCTATGGCGGCTCGACGCGGACGTCTCCGGCTCGGGCGTGACGGGGGACCTCCTGGCACACTGCATCGACACGGCCATCTGGCTGAACGGCCACATCGGCAGCGTGGCCGGGATGACCGAGACCTTCGTGAAGGAGCGGAGGCACAACCTCACCGGGAAGGTCCAGCCCGTCCACATCGACGACGCGTGCGCCTTCCTCTGCCGGTTCGACAACGGCTCCCTGGGCCTGTTCGAGTCGACCCGCTACGCCCGCGGCCACAAGGCGCTCTACACGTTCGAGATCAACGGCGAGAAGGCGTCGATCAAGTGGGACCTCCACGACCTGCACCGGCTCGAATACTTCGATCATGGCGATGACTCGCTGGTCCGCGGCTGGCGCTCCGTGCACGTCACGGACAGCGATATGCCGTACATGAAGCACTGGTGGGTGCCCGGCCTCCAGATCGGCTACGAGCACACCTTCGTCCACCACGTGGCCGACTTCCTGGACAACCTCGCCATGGGCCAGCCCACCGCGCCGACGTTCCGCGACGCCCTCGCCACCCAGGCCGTCTGCGACGCCGTCCTCGACTCGGCCGATCATCACAAGTGGGAGACGGTCGTCCCGGTCTGACCCGGCCCACGACTCGCCCGGACACGCCCCCGGAGAATCCGCATGAAATACGGGATGAACCTGCTCCTCTGGACCGACTTCGTCACCGAGGAGCACGACGCCATCATCGGCGAGATCAAGGCCCTGGGCTTCGATTCCGTCGAGGTCCCCATCTTCAACACGGCCGACCTCGCCCCCTACGCCCGGCTCGGCAAGCGCCTCCGGTCCCTCGGGCTGGGGGCGACCGCCGTGACCGTCATGCCCGCCGACGCCAACCCGATCTCGCCGGACCGGGCCAGCCGCGACGCCGCGGTCGCCCACCTTGACAGGGTGCTGGAATGCGGCCAGCAGTTCGGCTGCGAGATCCTCTGCGGCCCCCTCCATTCCGCCCTCGGCGTCTTCTCCGGCGCCGGCCCGACCGGGGACGAGTTCAAGTCCGGCGTCGAGACGCTCCAGCGGGCCGCGGAGAAGGCCAAGGATCGCGGCATCCGCCTGGCGATCGAGTACCTGAACCGGTTCGAGAACTACTTCCTCACCACGGCCGAGCAGGCCGTCCGCTTCGTGAAGGCGGTCGGCCATCCGTCGTGCAAGATGATGTTCGACAGCTTCCACGCCCACATCGAGGAGAAGGACCAGCGGCGGGCCATCCTGGCGTGCGCCCCGGAGACGATCCACGTGCACGTCTCCGAGAACGACCGCGGCACGCCGGGCACGGGCCAGGTCGACTGGGATTCCTTCTACAAGGGCCTGAGCGAGTCCGGCTTCGACGGCTACACGACCATCGAGGCCTTCGGCACCGCGCTGCCGGCGCTGGCCGCCGCGACGAAGGTCTGGCGTCCCCTCTTCCCGGATGCCATGGGCCTCTGCCGCGAGGGGCTGGCGTTCATGAAGGGAGGCGGGAGGCGGCTGGGCTGATACGCCGCCGACGACCCTCCGTCGACCGGCAGAGCGACCCCGGGGTAGGATGTGCCCGGGGCCGCTATCGACTCGGGGAGGATCGCCATGCCGATCCACGACTGGACGCTCGTCGACGCGAGGCTCTTCCATACCTTCCATCAGCACTGGATCACACGGCTCTGCGACGCCCTGAACGACGACAGGCTGCCGCCCGAGTTCTTCGCCCTCTCGGAACAGTCGATCGTTCGACCGATCCCCGATGCCCTGACCCTCGGGATGCACGCCGAGCCCGAGGGGCCGGAACGCCCATCGGCGGCGATGGCCGTGGCCTCGGCCCCTCCCCGCGCCCGTCTCGTCAGCAGGATCGAGCAACAGGTCTACGCACGAAAGGTAGACCGGGTGGCCATCCGTCATCGACACGGCCAGGTCGTGTCCGTCATCGAGATCGTGTCGCCGGGGAACAAGTCCGGCCGGTCGGCGTTGAGGACGTTCGTGGAGAAGAGCGCGGACC from Aquisphaera giovannonii includes these protein-coding regions:
- a CDS encoding Gfo/Idh/MocA family protein; translation: MADLKPLNIGLIGCGFMGRTHSNAYKRVNDFFDAPYRPVLKACCARSEENARHFAGRWGYESIETDWRKLIARRDIDAVDICAPNNMHAEIAIAAAQAGKAVLCEKPLAMNLVQGHQMVDAVEKAGVANTVWYNYRRVPAVTLAKQLIESGRLGRIFHYRANFLQDWTISADLPQGGTGLWRLDADVSGSGVTGDLLAHCIDTAIWLNGHIGSVAGMTETFVKERRHNLTGKVQPVHIDDACAFLCRFDNGSLGLFESTRYARGHKALYTFEINGEKASIKWDLHDLHRLEYFDHGDDSLVRGWRSVHVTDSDMPYMKHWWVPGLQIGYEHTFVHHVADFLDNLAMGQPTAPTFRDALATQAVCDAVLDSADHHKWETVVPV
- a CDS encoding GDP-mannose 4,6-dehydratase, with product MRVLITGGAGFIGSHLAEAYLGRGDEVFVLDDLSTGSIDNITHLRGRKGFHYSIESVHHAPTVAELVDQCDAVFHLAAAVGVRLIVESPVRTIETNVHGTEVVLAAANKKKKKVLIASTSEVYGLSADVPFREDGNLVLGPTTKGRWSYACSKAIDEFLALAYWRERKLPTIIVRLFNTVGPRQTGQYGMVVPTFVKQALTGRPLTIFGDGRQSRCFTHVRDVVGALVGLMDHPGAVGEVFNIGSSEEVTIQALAERVKERTGSNSPILHVPYEQAYGEGFEDMPRRVPDVGKVAGLIGYRPSRSLDAILDDVIGFFRDAPPAGARAGDLPA
- a CDS encoding sugar phosphate isomerase/epimerase family protein yields the protein MKYGMNLLLWTDFVTEEHDAIIGEIKALGFDSVEVPIFNTADLAPYARLGKRLRSLGLGATAVTVMPADANPISPDRASRDAAVAHLDRVLECGQQFGCEILCGPLHSALGVFSGAGPTGDEFKSGVETLQRAAEKAKDRGIRLAIEYLNRFENYFLTTAEQAVRFVKAVGHPSCKMMFDSFHAHIEEKDQRRAILACAPETIHVHVSENDRGTPGTGQVDWDSFYKGLSESGFDGYTTIEAFGTALPALAAATKVWRPLFPDAMGLCREGLAFMKGGGRRLG
- a CDS encoding sugar phosphate isomerase/epimerase family protein — protein: MSGSHPHNFPKLHNAAWPGVVGKGGEGGDPPIGLDTMLDLTAAAEVDGIRFDGFDLFLFQPHIDIDASDDEIRVLADKAATRGLAIGSVVAPVWGATGGGSAMDEGEGRRNFLSQVRKGCRIAQRLRELGIRPHGVVRFDSACGPNEWFADPAGNQAKIAETFRQAAAIARDHGEKLAAEGEICWGGMHSWRSMLDLLERVGEPETVGFQADMAHTLLYTLGENAPEDRILPPGYDWKDRAVLDEALKTLTSALRPWTMDFHVAQNDATVFGSGSHDHTGRHCLANDPNGKLDIPHHAGFWLRDDDGYLTKRLRHICWDGCMFPNSVMMKPETWNDVLAAMIRVRDAHGWAE
- a CDS encoding DUF4058 family protein, which gives rise to MPIHDWTLVDARLFHTFHQHWITRLCDALNDDRLPPEFFALSEQSIVRPIPDALTLGMHAEPEGPERPSAAMAVASAPPRARLVSRIEQQVYARKVDRVAIRHRHGQVVSVIEIVSPGNKSGRSALRTFVEKSADLIERGVHVLVVDLFPPTRRDPQGIHKAI